A region from the Deltaproteobacteria bacterium genome encodes:
- a CDS encoding protein-L-isoaspartate(D-aspartate) O-methyltransferase, with product MNFLKRCAFLSLLCLVLSVSADAKEDRFIEKRRAMVEDQIQARGVKDARVLATLRHVPRHLFVRSRDKSHAYADQPLPIGYGQTISQPYIVAYMTEVLGLSGTEKVLEIGTGSGYQAAVLAGTAGEVYSIEIIPGLYLEARKRLARLGYDRIHLKIDDGYFGWPEKAPFDRIIVTCAAGHIPLPLIRQLKPGGLMVIPVGPPWTVQTLVLVEKDQEGEVKTRALMSVRFVPLIRKK from the coding sequence ATGAATTTTCTGAAACGATGTGCTTTTTTAAGCCTGCTGTGCCTGGTCCTTTCCGTTTCGGCTGACGCTAAAGAAGACAGGTTCATTGAAAAACGCCGGGCTATGGTCGAAGATCAGATTCAGGCCCGGGGGGTGAAAGATGCCAGGGTCCTGGCCACGCTGCGTCATGTCCCCCGCCACCTCTTTGTCAGGTCCCGGGATAAATCACACGCGTATGCGGACCAGCCCCTGCCTATCGGATACGGCCAGACCATATCCCAGCCCTATATTGTGGCCTATATGACCGAGGTTCTTGGTTTATCCGGAACGGAGAAGGTTCTCGAAATCGGAACAGGATCAGGCTACCAGGCCGCAGTCCTGGCCGGAACGGCCGGGGAGGTTTATTCTATCGAGATCATCCCCGGGCTTTATCTCGAGGCCAGGAAGCGGCTGGCCCGATTGGGCTATGATCGCATCCACCTAAAGATTGATGACGGCTATTTTGGCTGGCCGGAAAAGGCCCCGTTTGATCGAATCATTGTCACCTGCGCCGCGGGTCACATTCCGCTCCCCTTAATTAGACAGCTAAAACCCGGAGGACTGATGGTCATCCCGGTTGGCCCGCCATGGACGGTGCAGACTCTGGTCCTGGTCGAAAAGGACCAGGAGGGAGAGGTCAAAACCCGAGCCCTTATGTCCGTCCGTTTCGTGCCCTTAATTCGAAAGAAGTAG